CAATATCCGCCGATGCTGCGGTATTTAAATCTTCAACAAAATGAATCGATAGCAGATTGCTCTGATCCGCCTGCCATTGCATGCCTGCAGCAACCGTTACTGAAGCGCTATCTAACTCTCTAATGCCGGTTGTTTCGAAGGGTGATTGTTGCGCCAAAACATCTAACACCAATTGCCAATTGCTATCTAGAGGTACACTGGCACCCGCAGCTATTTGAAAATTATTTTTGGCTGCAAGAGTTTGCTGTGAACCCTTCCAATCTCCGGGTAAATACCAACCCGCCTTCCAATGGAAACTGGTTAATTGTGCGATATTTAGTAGATTATCTAGCCACAGTTCAGATCTAGGTTTAATATCTTGCTGCTGATAAGCCATTGAAATCGCAAAATCCCAATGGCCATTACTCACACCATGGCGACCACTAGACAGTGGCGCTTCAGCAATTAAACCTAGCGCCCATTGACTGTCAGCGCTAAATAACCAATCCACAGCAATTCGGGCATCTGCAAAATAATACTTCCCATTATTTGCTTGCACCAATGGCTGACCGAGGTATTCAAATTGATATAAAAACTGGTTGTCTGGCCTGAGATCTCGACCATTTTCAGGAAAACCAAAAGCTGAATGGTAGCCATTAATTAAGCTATCAAAAGCGCCCGAGCTATAACTCACCACCGGCAAATCAACCGATAGTAATAAATCATCGGTAACCGGTTGTTGCCATGATAAATTTAAACGAGAAACTTCTAGGTCAAAGTTGGCAGTCACTCGATCATTTTGACGAAAAAAACTAACACTAGAATGTTCGAGACTCGTTGTTAACAAAGTATCACGATTAAGTGGTTTTTGCTGCAAACCTAAAAAAGGTTGCAGGGTAGGAAAGCTGTTATGTAGTGGCAAAGGTGCAGCATGAATACTGGTTGGCAAAACTGCTACAGCCACAAACAAAGACTGCAAGCACTTCAGTATCAAGATATTTTTTTTGTTTAACAAAACATTCTCCACTGGAAAGTCGCCTTTGAAGCTATCAATATAAAACTTTTACCGAACCACAACAAATCATAAATGCTGTGGTTCGGTTGAAACACTGAACTAACCACAATCACAACTACAATATGACTTTATTGGGCATGTACTGCCTGCCAGATTTTTTGTAGCCTAGGTGCTGAAATCGGCTTGATGGTTTTTAATTCTTGAGCAAATAACGACACCCGATACTCTTCCAACATCCAACGAAATTCTTCTAGTTGATCTGGCGTATATATTTTTAGAGCTTGCCGGTATTTTTCCAGCCAGTTTTCGACATCTAGGTAACGCTCCCTGTCACGAGAAACTTCTCTAGGCAATCGCTCCAACCTTGCCGCTAAAGCTTTTAAATAGCGAGGATATTGCTCTAACCATTGCTCAGGGATCTCTAACAAGAAACCGGGATAGACCAATGAAGACAGATGATCTTGAATATTTT
This window of the Pelagibaculum spongiae genome carries:
- a CDS encoding DUF3187 family protein, with product MAVAVLPTSIHAAPLPLHNSFPTLQPFLGLQQKPLNRDTLLTTSLEHSSVSFFRQNDRVTANFDLEVSRLNLSWQQPVTDDLLLSVDLPVVSYSSGAFDSLINGYHSAFGFPENGRDLRPDNQFLYQFEYLGQPLVQANNGKYYFADARIAVDWLFSADSQWALGLIAEAPLSSGRHGVSNGHWDFAISMAYQQQDIKPRSELWLDNLLNIAQLTSFHWKAGWYLPGDWKGSQQTLAAKNNFQIAAGASVPLDSNWQLVLDVLAQQSPFETTGIRELDSASVTVAAGMQWQADQSNLLSIHFVEDLNTAASADIGLIVGWQKTF